The Streptomyces durmitorensis genome contains the following window.
GCCGAGGGGGCGCAACCATGGACGCTTTTACCGCAGGACTGCTGCAGCGCATAAAGGCCACGGAGTCCGACCTCACGAAGGCCCGTGAGACGGGCGACGACTTCCTTGCCGAGGTCGAGCAGGCGGAGCTGGAAGATCTCCACCGCCTGGCCGCCGAGCACGGTGTGGAGGTCGGCGCACTGCACGCCTGACCCATTACGCGAGCCGCAAACCGAAGGGCCCCGGCATCTGTGGACGAGATGCCGGGGCCCTTCTGTGTGCGGATGTCCGGCGCGGCCGGTCTGCCGGTCAGTCGTGCCAGGCGCCGAGCTCCTCCAGGCGGCCCTGCAGGTCCTCGAAGAGGCCGGGCGGGGCCGCGACGGTCAGCTCGCCCGAGAGGGCCTGGCCGGGGCGTCCGCCGGTGAGCGCGCCCGCCTCCCGTGCGACGAGGTCGCCGGCCGCGAAGTCCCACGGGTTGAGGCCCCGTTCGTAGTACGCGTCCAGGCGGCCGAGCGCGACGTCGCACAGGTCGATCGCCGCGGAGCCGCCGCGGCGGATGTCCCGGACCAGCGGGATCAGCTGCCTGGCCACCTCGGCCTGGTGGGCGCGGCGCTGGGCGACGTACCCGAAGCCGGTGCCGACGAGGGCCTGTTCGAACGGGGGCGCGGGGCGGACGTGCGCGGGCCTGTCGTTGACGAAGGCACCCTCTCCGAGGACCGCGCGGTAGGTCTCGCCGCGCATCGGGGCGTGCACCACGCCGACGAGCGTCTCGCCGTCCTTGCGGGCCGCGATGGAGACGGACCAGTCGGGGCGTCCGTAGAGGTAGTTGACGGTGCCGTCGATCGGGTCGATCACCCACTGGACGCCGCTGCTGCCCTCGGAGCTCGCGCCCTCCTCGCCGAGCACGCCGTCGTCCGGCCTGCGCTCGGCGAAGAAGTCGGTGATCAGCTTCTCGGAGGCGATGTCCATCTCGGTGACGACGTCGACCGCGCTGGTCTTCGTGGCGGCCACGCCCAGGTCGTCCGGGCGCCCGTCGCGCAGGAAGGCGCCGGCGCGGTGCGCGGCCTCCAGGGCGGCGCCGAGGAGTTCGGCCTTCAGCTGCTGGTCTGCGGGGTCGGTCACGGTGCTCCTGGTGCCTTCGTGAGTTACGCGTACGGGCTGTCGGCGCCCGCGGCCGCGGGCTTCGGGGCGCGCGAGGGGCAGCAGCCCACCGGGCACAGGTCGTGGCTCGCACCGAGCGCGCCCAGGGCGCAGGGCGCGACCTTGCGTCCGTTCTCCGTCGCGGCGCGCTCGAGGACCAGGTCACGCACCGCCGCGGCGAACCGGGGATCGGCGCCGACGGTGGCCGAGCGGCGGACCGGCAGACCCAGCTCCGCGGCCTTCGCGTCGGCCTCGGTGTCGAGGTCGTACAGGACCTCCATGTGGTCCGAGACGAAGCCGATCGGGACCATCACCACGGCGGGCGCGCCCGCGACGTGCCGCTCCTCCAGGTGATCGCAGATGTCCGGCTCCAGCCACGGGATGTGCGGGGCGCCGCTGCGCGACTGGTAGACGAGCTGCCAGGGATGCTCGACGCCCGTCTCCTCGCGCACCGCGTCGGCGATGAGCCGGGCCACGTCCAGGTGCTCCTCGACGTACGCGCCGCCGTCCCCGTGGTCCTCGGCGCGGCCCGAGCTGTCGGCGGCCGCGGTCGGGATCGAGTGCGTCGTGAAGGCGAGGTGCGCCCCTGCGCGTACGTCGTCCGGCAGCTCGGCCAGGGACTTCAGGACCCCGTCGATCATGGGGCGGACGAAGCCGGGGTGGTTGAAGTAGTGCCGCAGCTTGTCGACGCGCGGCACGTCGAGGCCCTCGGAGGCGAGCACGGCGAGGGACTCCGCCAGGTTCTCGCGGTACTGACGGCAGCCCGAGTACGAGGCGTACGCGCTGGTCGCCAGGACGAGCACGCGGCGGTGGCCGTCCTGGACGAGCTCGCGCAGGGTGTCGGTCAGGTAGGGCGCCCAGTTGCGGTTGCCCCAGTAGACCGGCAGGTCGAGGCCGTGCTCGGCGAAGTCCTTGCGCAGGGCGTCCAGGAGGGCGCGGTTCTGGTCGTTGATCGGGCTGACCCCGCCGAAGAGGAAGTAGTGCTGCCCCACTTCCTTGAGCCGCTCCGTGGGGATACCGCGGCCCCGCGTCACGTTCTCCAGGAACGGGACGACGTCGTCCGGGCCTTCGGGGCCGCCGAACGAGAGCAGCAGCAGGGCGTCATAGGGAGAGGCATCAAGCGCATCGGACATACATCCGATCCTGCCACCCGCCGCTGACAGCCGAAAATCACGGTGCGGCCGGGCCTGTCGGAGCCGTAAGCTGTATTGGCCATCTTTACGCCTTACCGGAGCAGCTCCGCCCGTGGTCCGCACGGAGCCGCCCCGGCGCCTCAGCGGAGTCCCACGTGCCAAGCCCCTACCGCGCCATCTTCGCCGCCCCCGGCACCAAGGGGTTCTCCACCGCAGGCCTCCTCGGCCGGATGCCGTTGTCGATGATGGGCATCGGCATCGTGACGATGGTGTCCCAGCTCACGGGGCGGTACGGACTCGCGGGCGCGCTCTCCGCGACCGTCGCGCTCTCCGCCGCCGCGATCGGCCCGCAGATCTCGCGCCTGGTCGACCGCCACGGCCAGCGCCGGGTCCTGCGGCCCGCGACCCTGGCCTCCCTGGCGGCGGTCGCCGGACTCCTGCTCTGCGCCAAGTACGCGGCCCCGGACTGGACGCTCTTCGCCTTCGCCGCGCTGGTGGGCTGCGTGCCGAGCGTGGGCTCGATGATCAGGGCGCGCTGGGCCGTCCTCTACCGGGACACCCCGCAGCTGCACACCGCGTACTCCTTCGAGTCCGTGGTCGACGAGATCTGCTTCATCTTCGGGCCGATCATCTCGATCGGGCTCTCCACCGTGTGGTTCCCCGAGGCCGGGCCGCTGCTCGCCGGGGTCTTCCTCGCCGTGGGCGTCTTCTGGCTGACGTCCCAGCGGGCCACCGAGCCCGTGCCGCACGGGCGTGAACACCACACCAAGGGTTCGGCGTTGCGCTCCGGAGGGCTCCAGGTCCTGGTCGCGACGTTCGTGGCGACGGGGGCGATCTTCGGGTCCATCGACGTGGTGACGGTCGCGTACGCCGAGGACCAGGGGCACAAGGCGATGGCGAGCCTGGTGCTCGCGGTGTACGCGCTCGGCTCCTGTGTGGCCGGGGCCGCCTTCGGGCTCATGCACTTCAAGGGGGCGCCCGCCCCGAGGTGGCTGCTGGGTGTCTGTGCGATGGCCGTGAGTATGATCCCGCTTCAGTTGGTCGGGAACCTTCCGTTTCTGGCCGTGGCGTTGTTCATCGCGGGCCTCTCCATAGCGCCGACCATGATCACGACGATGGCCCTCGTCGAACAGCACGTACCACGCGCGAAGCTGACCGAGGGCATGACCTGGGTGAGCACCGGACTCGCGGTCGGCGTCGCGCTCGGCTCCTCCGCGGCCGGCTGGGTCATCGACGCGGCCGGATCGGACGCCGGGTACGCGGTCCCCGGTCTCTCCGGGGCCGCCGCGGTGGCGGTCGGGTTCCTGGGGTATCGCCGGCTGAAGAAGCCGGTTCCGCAACGGGGAGGGACCCATGAGCACGGCAGCGGGCAGCAGCGGGAAGAGCACAGCGGCGTGGCGTAACTGGGCGGGCAACGTCAGCGCCCGCCCGGCCAGGGAGGTCACCCCCGCGTCGGTCGACGAACTGAGCGCCGCGCTGCGTCAGGCCAAGGACGACGGCCTCAGGGTGAAGCCGGTCGGCACCGGCCACTCCTTCACGGCGGCGGCGGCCACCGACGGCCTCCTGATACGCCCCGAACTCCTCACCGGGATCCGCAGGATCGACCGCGAGGCCGGCACCGTCACGGTGGAAGCGGGCACTCCGCTCAAGCGCCTGAACGCGGCGCTCGCCCGCGAAGGTCTGTCGCTCACGAACATGGGCGACATCATGGAGCAGACGGTCTCCGGCGCGATCAGCACCGGGACGCACGGCACGGGCCGCGATTCGGCGTCGATCTCCGCACAGATCACGGCACTTGAGCTGGTCACGGCGGACGGCACGGTCCTCACCTGCTCGGAGAAGGAGAATCCCGAGGTCTTCGCGGCGGCCCGGATCGGCATCGGCGCACTCGGCGTGATCAGCGCGATCACCTTCGCCGTGGAACCCGTCTTCTTCCTCACCGCCCGTGAGGAGCCGATGACCTTCGACAAGGTCACGAGCGAGTTCGACGCGCTCCACGCCGAGAACGAGCACTTCGAGTTCTACTGGTTCCCGCACACCGGCAACTGCACCACCAAGCGCAACAACCGCAGCGTGGGCCCCGCCGCCCCTCCCGGCAAGGTGAGCGCCTTCGTAGAGGACGAAATTCTCTCCAACGGCCTCTTCCAGGCGGTCAACACCATCGGCAGGGCCGTCCCCGCGACCATCCCGGGCATCGCCAAGATCTCCAGCAAGGCGCTCTCCGCCCGCACCTACACGGACATCCCCTACAAGGTCTTCACAAGCCCGCGCCGCGTGCGCTTCGTGGAGATGGAGTACGCCGTTCCGCGGGCGGCCCTCGTCGAGACGCTGCGCGAGCTGAAGACGATGGTGGAGCGCTCGCATCTGCGGATCAGCTTCCCCGTGGAGGTCCGCACGGCTCCCGCGGACGACATCACGCTCTCCACGGCCTCGGGCCGGGACAGTGCGTACATCGCCGTCCACATGTACCGGGGCACGCCCTACCAGGCGTACTTCACCGCCGCCGAGCGGATCTTCACCGCGCACGAGGGCAGGCCCCACTGGGGCAAGATCCACACGCGGGGCGCCGACTACTTCGCGCAGGCCTATCCGCGCTTCGCCGAGTTCACGGCCCTGCGCGACCGCCTGGACCCGGACCGCCTGTTCGGCAACGACTACCTGCGCCGCGTCCTGGGCTACTGAGGCGGCCCGGGTGAAGGGGACCGCCGCCTACGGGGTGGCGGTCTCTCCGCGCTGTACGTCGTTTCCGCTGCCGGTGTCGCCGCTGGACGGGGTGGGCGTCGGGGTCGGGGTGGGGGTCGGCGTGGGAGTCGGGTCCGTCTTCGAACCGTCGTCGTCACCGGAGTCCGAGCCGGAGCCCGTGCCCTTGTCCGGGTCGTCCTTCGAACCGGCGCCCGAGTCGTTGCCGTTGTCCGGGGTCTGCGCGTCCGTGCCGTCCGGCTCCTGCGACGCGCCGCCGTCCTGCTGCGAACCGTCGTCCGTACCCGTGGAAGGGCCGTCAGACGGCTGCTCGGAGGGGTCGGTCGAGGGAGTGGAGGGCTGATTCCGCGAGCCGTTGTTGCCCGTGACGCCGTTGCTGATGGTGGTGCCCTTGCCCCCGCTGAAGTCCTCGCCGGAGACGATCTCGTACGTCGTGATGCCTGCCATGGCCACACCGAAGACGACCGCTGCCGCGACCAACGGCCGCTTCCAGCTTCGGATCTGCGTGCGATGCGTCATGCCCTCGGTGAACTCCTCCGAGGGGAGCGGCGGCTGCACGGGCTCCACCGGGGCCGCCTGGCGCAGCACGCGCGTCGCGTCGTCCCGGGGCACCAACTGCGTGGCGTCGACCGACCCCAGCAGCTGCGTCTTCTCGGCGTCGGCGTCGGCATCGGCCACTGGCAGCAGGGTCGTGCGGTCCGCGTCGGGATCCACCACCGGCAACACGTTCGTGCGATCCGCGTCGACGGCAGGAGGCAGCACCGAGGTGGCGTCCGGCTCGACCGTCCGCCCCCATGTCGTCGTCACGGGTCCCCCGGACCCGGCGTGCGCCGTCGCTCCCGTGTACGCCGCCGCCCGGAACGTCTGGGCCACCGGCGCACCCGAGCCGTCGGTCAGCGGGACCTGCTGGGCCCGCGGCTTGGCCTGCACCGCGACGTCACGTATCTGCTCGCCCGTGCGCCGGAAGAAGTGCTGGAAGATCGTGCCGCCACAGGTCGCGACCACGCTCACCAAGCCGGCGCCCAGGATCGTGCCGTAGACGCCGAAGCTGGCGGCGAGCTTCGCCCCCACGACGGCGGCCACGGCGCTGCCCGCGACCTGCGGCAGACTCAGATCAAGGCGCCGCTTCTCCGTCGGCTCCTCCTGGCCCTTGGATTCCTCGCCGGAATCCGGCTTTTCACGCATCTCCGACCCTTGCCTGCCTTTCTCGACTGACTGCACGAGAAAGGGACGTATGGGTGAAGGGGATAGTTCCGTTTCTGGAGATTCCGTGAAGTGTGCCACTCATGCACCACCCTGCCCGGGTATCCCGGGGCGCCAACTCCCGTCCCCCGCGAGAACTTCGGCGGCGCGGCGGACCACCCGCGTGGCCCGAATGGAGTACTGTTGCGAGCCCTGGGTCCGGTCTCCCACCTGGGTGCCCGGGGCCTTCCAGGACCGCCGGGAGGGGGCTCGCTGCACAGGGTGACCAAAGTGGTCACTGAGAGTTGCGAAGAGGTAACCGTGCCATAACGGCGACCTTGGGCCCATGCCCGACACGCCGGGCAACTCGGCAAGGTTGTGGCAGGCTGCACCCGGGCAGGCCACACTCGACTAGCGGAAGCAGCGACGCACGTGACGTCGGCAGGCACCACCCGGGAGGTTCCCATGCCCGAACTGCGTGTCGTGGCCGTCAGCAACGACGGCACACGGCTGGTGCTCAAAGCTGCGGACAGCACGGAGTACACGCTTCCGATCGACGAGCGGCTGCGCGCAGCAGTGCGCGGCGACCGTCCGCGTCTCGGCCAGATCGAGATCGAGGTGGAGAGCCACCTCCGCCCCCGCGACATCCAGGCACGGATACGTGCCGGTGCCAGCGCGGAGGAAGTCGCCTCGCTCGCCGGAATCCCCGTCGATCGCGTCCGCCGCTTCGAAGGACCCGTGCTCGCCGAGCGCGCCTTCATGGCCGAGCGGGCCCGGAAGACCCCCGTGCGCCGTCCCGGCGAGAACACCGGACCCCAGCTCGGCGAGGCCGTCTCGGAGCGACTGCTCCTGCGCGGCGCCGACAAGGAAACGATCCAGTGGGACTCCTGGCGCCGTGACGACGGCACGTGGGAGGTCCTGCTCGTCTACCGCGTCGCGACCGAACCGCACTCCGCGAGCTGGACGTACGACCCGCCACGGCGGCTCGTGCAGGCCGTGGACGACGAGGCGCGCTCGCTGATCGGCGAGACGGACGACATCGCCGCGCCCGAGCCCAGCTTCCCGTTCGTGCCGCGCATCGCCCGGCTGCCCCGGGACAGGCCCTCGCTCGACCGGCCGCTCGACCGCGCCCTGGACCGGCAGTTGGAGCGCCCGAGCGCACCGATGCCCCCGGAGCCTCCGGAGGAGGGTGCGGCCACCGCCGCGACCGCGTCCGTGTCCGAGTCGGAGCGGGACTCGCTCACCAGCCTCCTGGAGGCGGTGCCGAGCTTCCGGGGCGACATGATCGTGCCGGAGCGCCCCGCGCTGCCGACCACGGATCTCCCGCCGTCGGAGGAGCCCGAGCAGGACCCGGAGGCCGAGGAGCCCCCCGCGGCGTCGGCCGGGGCGGGTTCCGCGTACGCGGACGTCCTGATGCCGCGCTCGGTGGCCAGCCACCGCGACCGCCTCGTCGGCACCACCGACCGCCAGGCGGAGGCCGACGGCGTCCGCCCCGGGCGGCGCGCGGCGGTGCCGAGCTGGGACGAGATCGTCTTCGGCACGCGCCGCAAGAAGCAGGAGTAGCCGGAGTAGCCGGAGCAGTACGTCGTCGTACGTGGTCGGGGCCCGCACCTGCACGGTGCGGGCCCCGACCACGTACAGCCCCCTACTGCGGATCCGGCCCCTTGGCCACCGGACGGGACTCGTCGGACGACCACTCCGACCACGAGCCGACGTACAGCGACGCCGGGATCCCCGCCACCGCGAGCGCGAGCACCTCATGGGCGCCGGACACGCCGGAGCCGCAGTAGACGCCGACCTCGGAAGTCCCGGACGCGCCCAGGGAGTTGAAGCGCTCCGCGAGATCGGCGGCCGGCCTGAAGGTGCCGTCCTCCGTGACGTTCTCCGTGGTCGGCGCGGAGACCGCGCCCGGGATGTGGCCGCCGACGCGGTCGATCGGCTCGACGTCACCGCGGTAGCGCTCGGCCGCGCGGGCGTCCAGGAGCAGCCCGGAGCGGGCCAGGGCCGCCGCGGCGTCGGCGTCGAGGAGGTCCGTGGTGTTCGTCTCCGGGACGAACGAGCCCTCGGCCTCAGGACGCTCGTCCCCCGCCTCCAGCGGGCCGCTCCACGCCGCGAGCCCGCCGTCGAGCACCCGCACCGAGGGATGCCCCGTCCAGCGCAGCAGCCACCATGCGCGTGCGGCGGCCCAGCCCTGCCCGCCGTCGTACACGACCACGTCCCGGTCCGCCGAGACCCCGGCCGCCCGCATCACCGATCCGAAGCGCTCCACGTCCGGCAGGGGGTGCCGTCCGGCCGAGCCCGCCGGGCCCGCGAGATCGGCGTCCAGATCGACGAAGACCGCCCCGGGGACATGGCCCTTCTCGTACTCGGCGCGCCCGTCGAAAGCGGGGGCGCCCGCCGCCTTGGCGGTGCTCAGCTGCCAGCGGATGTCCAGGAGCACTGGCGGGTTCTCGCCCGCCAGGTCGCTCGCGAGTTCGGATGCGGAGATGATGGCATTCATGGGCCCCATCCTTGCGTACGGGGTGGCCGCATCGGTCAGGTCCGGCTACCCTGCTCCGCCGGACGACCGCCGAACACGCGGCGTACGGAACCGGGCACGCCGTGTACTGCCGAACGACACCACTGTGCAATCGCGCGTTAACGGATGAGAAACGGCAAACCGGGCATCCTCTGAGCGGAGCCGGGGCAAGCGGCGCGGCCGGAGCGCGCGGCGCCACAGGTGGTGCGAGCATCTGCACGGGCGGGCAAACGCGCGACATAGGTACGCGCGTTCGAAAGCGGAAGCCGAGCGGCCACCATGACGGGCCGAGGAGAGAGTGACGATGACGGAGGCACGGGGGTCGACGGGTCAGCGTGACGGCTTGGGGGCCGTCCGCCGCACGCCCGGCACACCCACCTGGGTGAGCCTGATGGCGCATGGCCTGGCCACGACCCAGGAGTTCTACGGAGCGTTGTTCGGCTGGGAGTTCCAGCCCGGCCCCGAGCAGCTCGGGCCCTACGTACGGGCGCTGCTCGACGGCCACGAGGTCGCCGGGATCGGTCAGCTGCCGCCCGATCACCATCTGCCGATCGCCTGGACGCCGTACATGGCGTCGGACGACGTGGACGCGACCGCCGAGGCCGTGCGGCACTGCTGCGGCACGATCGGCGTCGGCCCGCTGGACGCGGGCCCGGCCGGGCGGATGGCCATCGCGGTGGACCCCGCGGGCGCGGTGTTCGGCATCTGGCAGGCGGCGGAGCATCTGGGCAGTGCCCTCGTCGGGGAGCCCGGCGCGCCCGCCTGGAACGAACTGGTGACCCACGAGACGGCGGGCGTCGTCAAGTTCTACCAAGCGGTCTTCGGGTACACCGAGGAGGCGGTCGTCTCGGCCGACTTCGACTATGTGACGCTCCAGGTCGAGGGCCGTCCCGTGGCCTCGGTGCACGGCATGGGCCAGGCCCTGCCGCGGGACCGGGGCGCGCACTGGATGACGTACTTCGAAGTGGCCGACGTGGACGAGTCGGTGGACCGGGTCGTCGAACTCGGCGGCCATGTCGTCAAGCCCGCGCGGGCCGGCACCCACGGGCGGGTGGCCACGGTCGCCGACCCGGAGGGCGCGGTCTTCACCCTCGTGCGCTCGGAGAGCTGACTCAGGCGCGGGTGGCCGCGTCGACCGGCAGCACGTCGGGCGACAGGGCGCCCGCGTGGGAGCTCGCCGCCGTCATCCTGCGCCTGTGGTGACGGCGGCACAGCACTTCGTAACCCACCTCGTCCGCCGCGTGGTTGACGTCCCCGACGACGACCTGGGCGCCTTCGACGACCATCGCACCGCCTATCGTGCGGGCGTTGTGGGTGGCACGTGCACCGCACCAGCACAGGGCCTCGACCTGCAGCACCTCGACGCGGTCGGCGAGTTCGACCAGGCGCTGCGAGCCGGGGAAGAGCTTGGAGCGGAAGTCCGTGGTGATGCCGAACGCGAAGACGTCCAGGCCCAGGTCGTCGACGACGCGGGCCAGTTGGTCGATCTGCCCGGGGGCGAGGAACTGCGCCTCGTCCGCGATCACGTAGTCGGCGCGGCCGCCCTGCGAGAGGTGGTCGACGAGATGGGCGTAGAAGTCGAAGTCGTCCGCGGCCTCGATCGCGTCCGTGACGAGGCCGAGCCGCGAGGAGAGCTTGCCCTCGCCCGCCCGGTCGTCACGGGTGAAGATCATCCCCTTCAGGCCGCGGGTCGAGCGGTTGTGCTCGATCTGCAGAGCCAGCGTGCTCTTTCCGCAGTCCATCGTTCCGGAGAAGAACACCAGCTCGGGCATGGGGAGTTGAGGCCTTTCGAGGCGTACGGATTTCGGGGCGTACGAGGGGACAGTGTGCGCCCGGGGGCGCGGTCAGGGGCGTACTTCGAGGAGCGGCACGAGCTGCTCGACGGCGGTCATCGAACCGTGCATGCCGACCAGGGCCGACTCCTTCGGTTCCTTCTCGGTGGCGATGATCGCCACGTCGTCGTGGGCCGCCGCCACGACGTCGCCGATGCGTCCGTACACCCGCTCGTCCATGGCTCCGGGCGGGCCGAACCAGCCCGCCGCGATCGCCTCG
Protein-coding sequences here:
- a CDS encoding VOC family protein gives rise to the protein MTEARGSTGQRDGLGAVRRTPGTPTWVSLMAHGLATTQEFYGALFGWEFQPGPEQLGPYVRALLDGHEVAGIGQLPPDHHLPIAWTPYMASDDVDATAEAVRHCCGTIGVGPLDAGPAGRMAIAVDPAGAVFGIWQAAEHLGSALVGEPGAPAWNELVTHETAGVVKFYQAVFGYTEEAVVSADFDYVTLQVEGRPVASVHGMGQALPRDRGAHWMTYFEVADVDESVDRVVELGGHVVKPARAGTHGRVATVADPEGAVFTLVRSES
- a CDS encoding ferrochelatase is translated as MSDALDASPYDALLLLSFGGPEGPDDVVPFLENVTRGRGIPTERLKEVGQHYFLFGGVSPINDQNRALLDALRKDFAEHGLDLPVYWGNRNWAPYLTDTLRELVQDGHRRVLVLATSAYASYSGCRQYRENLAESLAVLASEGLDVPRVDKLRHYFNHPGFVRPMIDGVLKSLAELPDDVRAGAHLAFTTHSIPTAAADSSGRAEDHGDGGAYVEEHLDVARLIADAVREETGVEHPWQLVYQSRSGAPHIPWLEPDICDHLEERHVAGAPAVVMVPIGFVSDHMEVLYDLDTEADAKAAELGLPVRRSATVGADPRFAAAVRDLVLERAATENGRKVAPCALGALGASHDLCPVGCCPSRAPKPAAAGADSPYA
- the sepH gene encoding septation protein SepH; protein product: MPELRVVAVSNDGTRLVLKAADSTEYTLPIDERLRAAVRGDRPRLGQIEIEVESHLRPRDIQARIRAGASAEEVASLAGIPVDRVRRFEGPVLAERAFMAERARKTPVRRPGENTGPQLGEAVSERLLLRGADKETIQWDSWRRDDGTWEVLLVYRVATEPHSASWTYDPPRRLVQAVDDEARSLIGETDDIAAPEPSFPFVPRIARLPRDRPSLDRPLDRALDRQLERPSAPMPPEPPEEGAATAATASVSESERDSLTSLLEAVPSFRGDMIVPERPALPTTDLPPSEEPEQDPEAEEPPAASAGAGSAYADVLMPRSVASHRDRLVGTTDRQAEADGVRPGRRAAVPSWDEIVFGTRRKKQE
- a CDS encoding D-arabinono-1,4-lactone oxidase translates to MSTAAGSSGKSTAAWRNWAGNVSARPAREVTPASVDELSAALRQAKDDGLRVKPVGTGHSFTAAAATDGLLIRPELLTGIRRIDREAGTVTVEAGTPLKRLNAALAREGLSLTNMGDIMEQTVSGAISTGTHGTGRDSASISAQITALELVTADGTVLTCSEKENPEVFAAARIGIGALGVISAITFAVEPVFFLTAREEPMTFDKVTSEFDALHAENEHFEFYWFPHTGNCTTKRNNRSVGPAAPPGKVSAFVEDEILSNGLFQAVNTIGRAVPATIPGIAKISSKALSARTYTDIPYKVFTSPRRVRFVEMEYAVPRAALVETLRELKTMVERSHLRISFPVEVRTAPADDITLSTASGRDSAYIAVHMYRGTPYQAYFTAAERIFTAHEGRPHWGKIHTRGADYFAQAYPRFAEFTALRDRLDPDRLFGNDYLRRVLGY
- a CDS encoding sulfurtransferase; translation: MNAIISASELASDLAGENPPVLLDIRWQLSTAKAAGAPAFDGRAEYEKGHVPGAVFVDLDADLAGPAGSAGRHPLPDVERFGSVMRAAGVSADRDVVVYDGGQGWAAARAWWLLRWTGHPSVRVLDGGLAAWSGPLEAGDERPEAEGSFVPETNTTDLLDADAAAALARSGLLLDARAAERYRGDVEPIDRVGGHIPGAVSAPTTENVTEDGTFRPAADLAERFNSLGASGTSEVGVYCGSGVSGAHEVLALAVAGIPASLYVGSWSEWSSDESRPVAKGPDPQ
- a CDS encoding MFS transporter, coding for MPSPYRAIFAAPGTKGFSTAGLLGRMPLSMMGIGIVTMVSQLTGRYGLAGALSATVALSAAAIGPQISRLVDRHGQRRVLRPATLASLAAVAGLLLCAKYAAPDWTLFAFAALVGCVPSVGSMIRARWAVLYRDTPQLHTAYSFESVVDEICFIFGPIISIGLSTVWFPEAGPLLAGVFLAVGVFWLTSQRATEPVPHGREHHTKGSALRSGGLQVLVATFVATGAIFGSIDVVTVAYAEDQGHKAMASLVLAVYALGSCVAGAAFGLMHFKGAPAPRWLLGVCAMAVSMIPLQLVGNLPFLAVALFIAGLSIAPTMITTMALVEQHVPRAKLTEGMTWVSTGLAVGVALGSSAAGWVIDAAGSDAGYAVPGLSGAAAVAVGFLGYRRLKKPVPQRGGTHEHGSGQQREEHSGVA
- a CDS encoding thymidine kinase, encoding MPELVFFSGTMDCGKSTLALQIEHNRSTRGLKGMIFTRDDRAGEGKLSSRLGLVTDAIEAADDFDFYAHLVDHLSQGGRADYVIADEAQFLAPGQIDQLARVVDDLGLDVFAFGITTDFRSKLFPGSQRLVELADRVEVLQVEALCWCGARATHNARTIGGAMVVEGAQVVVGDVNHAADEVGYEVLCRRHHRRRMTAASSHAGALSPDVLPVDAATRA
- a CDS encoding inositol monophosphatase family protein translates to MTDPADQQLKAELLGAALEAAHRAGAFLRDGRPDDLGVAATKTSAVDVVTEMDIASEKLITDFFAERRPDDGVLGEEGASSEGSSGVQWVIDPIDGTVNYLYGRPDWSVSIAARKDGETLVGVVHAPMRGETYRAVLGEGAFVNDRPAHVRPAPPFEQALVGTGFGYVAQRRAHQAEVARQLIPLVRDIRRGGSAAIDLCDVALGRLDAYYERGLNPWDFAAGDLVAREAGALTGGRPGQALSGELTVAAPPGLFEDLQGRLEELGAWHD